Proteins from a genomic interval of Salinarchaeum sp. Harcht-Bsk1:
- the nadC gene encoding carboxylating nicotinate-nucleotide diphosphorylase — protein MLDRTTIEGWLREDLGHHDVTNDVPGETTGRLVAKETGVAAGIDAAEAVFSYLDVEVTERVDEGTELDAGDVALRVEGSAQDVLRAERTAVNIAGHASGIATKTAAAVEAAQTAGLGFDLDAGAAGDTPAIAGTRKTTPGLRGVEKRAIVAGGGDTHRLDLSHMVMVKDNHVAEMGMESAIEHFEEKASFATKIEVEVESPEDAPRAAEAGADIVLLDNMEPAAVERAVELVDESDADALLEASGGITVETVPDYATTGVDVLSLGSLTHSASSLDFSFRTG, from the coding sequence ATGCTCGACCGCACGACGATCGAAGGCTGGCTGCGCGAGGACCTCGGTCACCACGACGTGACCAACGACGTGCCGGGTGAGACGACCGGCCGGCTCGTCGCGAAGGAAACGGGCGTCGCAGCCGGGATCGACGCCGCGGAAGCCGTCTTTTCGTATCTCGACGTCGAGGTGACCGAACGCGTCGACGAGGGAACGGAGCTCGACGCCGGCGACGTGGCGCTCCGCGTCGAGGGGAGCGCGCAGGACGTCCTCCGAGCCGAGCGGACGGCGGTGAATATCGCCGGCCACGCCTCCGGCATCGCGACGAAGACGGCAGCGGCCGTGGAAGCCGCACAGACCGCCGGTCTCGGCTTCGATCTCGACGCCGGGGCCGCCGGCGACACGCCCGCGATCGCGGGCACTCGCAAGACGACGCCGGGACTCCGCGGCGTGGAGAAGCGGGCCATCGTCGCGGGCGGCGGCGACACGCACCGCCTCGACCTCTCCCACATGGTGATGGTGAAGGACAACCACGTCGCGGAGATGGGGATGGAGTCGGCCATCGAGCACTTCGAGGAGAAAGCGTCGTTCGCGACGAAGATCGAGGTCGAGGTCGAATCCCCGGAAGACGCGCCGCGGGCTGCGGAGGCCGGCGCCGACATCGTGCTGCTCGACAACATGGAGCCGGCGGCGGTCGAGCGGGCAGTCGAGCTGGTCGACGAGTCCGACGCCGACGCGCTGCTCGAGGCCAGCGGCGGGATCACCGTCGAGACCGTCCCCGACTACGCGACGACCGGCGTGGACGTGCTCTCGCTTGGCTCGCTGACCCACTCGGCGTCGAGCCTCGACTTCTCCTTCCGGACTGGCTAG
- the nadA gene encoding quinolinate synthase NadA, protein MPRMETADIETDLSLFKYDNLEQLPAAYRELEAEERTARIESALEELGDDVVVLGHNYQRKEIVEHADFIGDSYQLSKEAANSDAEYVIFGGVTFMAETADVITDDDQTVILPSMEASCPMAGMAEALQVDAAWAEITAAAPDKDIVPVTYMNSYADLKAFTAEHGGAICTSSNASDVFEWALDKGDAVLFMPDKYLGINTAYDLGLEDSAVAWDPWDPEGTDAEEAADAEIILWEGYCQVHERFRASHIEEIREEHEDVNVVVHPECRREVVEAADVVGSTSTITETVANAEPGEKWAIGTEIHLANHLDRWYPEVEVLPLCGDACMDCNAMRQIDPNYLAWVLEELVEGRERNVIEVPEREAELAELSVQRMLDLAE, encoded by the coding sequence GTGCCACGGATGGAAACAGCCGACATCGAGACGGACCTGAGCCTGTTCAAGTACGACAATCTCGAACAGCTCCCGGCCGCGTACCGGGAGCTCGAGGCCGAGGAGCGGACGGCTCGCATCGAGTCGGCGCTCGAGGAACTCGGCGACGATGTCGTCGTACTCGGTCACAACTACCAGCGCAAGGAGATCGTCGAGCACGCCGACTTCATCGGCGACTCCTACCAGCTCTCCAAGGAGGCGGCCAACTCCGACGCCGAGTACGTGATCTTTGGCGGCGTGACGTTCATGGCCGAGACTGCGGACGTCATCACCGACGACGACCAGACGGTGATCCTCCCGAGCATGGAGGCCTCCTGTCCGATGGCGGGCATGGCCGAGGCGCTCCAGGTCGACGCCGCGTGGGCCGAGATCACGGCCGCCGCGCCGGACAAGGACATCGTCCCGGTCACCTACATGAACTCGTATGCGGATCTGAAGGCGTTCACCGCCGAGCACGGTGGCGCTATCTGTACCTCTTCGAACGCCTCCGACGTTTTCGAGTGGGCACTGGACAAGGGCGACGCCGTCCTGTTCATGCCCGACAAGTACCTCGGCATCAACACCGCCTACGACCTCGGCCTCGAGGATTCCGCCGTGGCGTGGGACCCGTGGGACCCCGAGGGCACCGACGCCGAGGAGGCCGCCGACGCGGAGATCATCCTCTGGGAGGGCTACTGCCAGGTCCACGAGCGCTTCCGCGCCTCCCACATCGAGGAGATCCGCGAGGAGCACGAGGACGTCAACGTCGTCGTCCACCCCGAATGCCGCCGCGAGGTCGTCGAGGCCGCCGACGTCGTCGGCTCGACGAGCACGATCACCGAGACCGTCGCGAACGCCGAGCCCGGCGAGAAGTGGGCCATCGGCACGGAGATCCACCTCGCGAACCACCTCGACCGCTGGTACCCCGAGGTCGAGGTGTTGCCGCTGTGCGGTGACGCCTGTATGGACTGCAACGCGATGCGCCAGATCGACCCGAACTACCTCGCGTGGGTGCTCGAGGAGCTTGTCGAGGGGCGCGAGCGCAACGTGATCGAAGTGCCGGAGCGCGAAGCGGAGCTCGCCGAGCTCTCCGTCCAGCGGATGCTCGACCTCGCAGAGTAA
- a CDS encoding methylaspartate ammonia-lyase: protein MAGNRIVAIRAIPAVSGFYADDQRAIKRGATQDGFAYDGEPVTEGFKRIREAGEALTVELELADGTYATGDCAAVQYSGAGGRDPFFRAEEYRPVVEGPVADALVGSNPAEFTPLADEIESLPAERSGGDRLHTAVRYGVSQALLDAAAKTRGVTKTDVIADAVGTEPATQPIPVFGQSGDDRRTNAEKMLLKRVGVLPHGLFNSVEKVGAEGERLIEYLEWLAVRTDELGSGASGDENTQSGVPEYRPRFHVDVYGILGEVFGPPYDRREVVEYFHRLADATAPYPLQVEGPMDAGSLSGQIEQMATLRDALAAADVPVDLVADEWCNTLDDVRAFVDAGAADVVQVKTPDLGGVQRSAEAVRYCDGTDVRAYLGGTCNETATSARACAHVALATDAAQVLAKPGMGFDEGYMLVTNEMRRALARREHSDSVARPTPETAAPTGDSDD, encoded by the coding sequence ATGGCGGGGAATCGCATCGTCGCGATCCGAGCGATTCCCGCGGTTTCGGGCTTCTACGCAGACGACCAGCGCGCGATCAAGCGAGGCGCCACCCAGGACGGCTTCGCCTACGACGGCGAGCCCGTGACCGAGGGCTTCAAGCGAATCCGCGAGGCCGGCGAGGCGCTGACCGTCGAACTCGAACTCGCCGACGGGACGTACGCGACCGGCGACTGCGCGGCGGTGCAGTACTCCGGCGCGGGCGGCCGGGATCCGTTCTTCCGCGCCGAGGAGTATCGGCCAGTCGTCGAGGGACCGGTCGCGGACGCTCTCGTCGGGTCGAACCCTGCCGAGTTCACTCCACTGGCGGACGAAATCGAATCGCTCCCCGCGGAACGTTCCGGCGGCGATCGCCTCCACACGGCCGTCCGCTACGGCGTCTCGCAGGCGTTGCTCGACGCGGCGGCGAAGACGCGCGGCGTCACGAAGACCGACGTGATCGCGGACGCTGTGGGAACTGAACCAGCCACGCAGCCGATCCCAGTTTTCGGCCAGTCCGGCGACGACCGGCGGACGAACGCCGAGAAGATGCTGCTCAAGCGCGTCGGCGTCCTGCCTCACGGGCTGTTCAACAGCGTCGAGAAGGTTGGCGCAGAGGGCGAGCGGCTGATCGAGTACCTCGAGTGGCTCGCCGTGCGGACCGACGAACTCGGAAGCGGCGCGAGCGGCGACGAGAACACCCAGTCCGGTGTTCCGGAATACCGCCCGCGCTTCCACGTCGACGTCTACGGGATCCTCGGCGAGGTGTTCGGCCCGCCGTACGACCGCCGCGAGGTCGTCGAGTACTTCCACCGCCTCGCGGATGCCACCGCGCCGTACCCGCTCCAGGTCGAAGGGCCGATGGACGCCGGGAGCCTCAGCGGCCAAATCGAGCAGATGGCCACCCTCCGGGACGCGCTCGCCGCCGCAGACGTCCCGGTCGACCTTGTCGCCGACGAGTGGTGCAACACGCTCGACGACGTCCGGGCGTTCGTCGACGCCGGCGCCGCCGACGTCGTGCAGGTCAAGACGCCCGACCTCGGCGGCGTCCAGCGCTCGGCCGAAGCGGTCCGCTACTGCGATGGGACGGACGTCCGTGCCTACCTCGGCGGGACCTGCAACGAGACGGCGACCTCCGCCAGAGCCTGCGCCCACGTCGCGCTGGCGACCGACGCCGCGCAGGTCCTCGCGAAGCCCGGGATGGGGTTCGACGAGGGCTACATGCTCGTGACCAACGAGATGCGCCGCGCGCTCGCCCGCCGCGAGCACTCGGATTCGGTCGCCAGACCGACGCCCGAAACCGCAGCGCCCACAGGTGATTCCGATGACTGA
- a CDS encoding L-aspartate oxidase yields the protein MVESHTADEREEQRPQDPETADVLVVGSGIAGCAAALAAARDGADVLLVTKAERPEDASTDWAQGGIATSRDDPAALKEDVIAASDGTADPDAVDVLVEDANEAVEDVLLDTLEVPFDTADADEVPADADGEDAAGATDADSEFDYTREAAHSDRRILHVDASTGTHILRPFLNHLDSRDDVRIREDTAALELITHEGRVHGALLDSEPEGEPVYAGTTVLATGGIGACYPRSTNPPDATGDGIAMAALAGADVEDMEFVQFHPTAFDPDAGTEDATAGADGAGGEDERGSNIFLLSEALRGEGAILRNGDGERFMPDYHDDAELAPRDVVARAVDRERSATGEVRLDVSPVDFEGEFPDLVELCEDNGVDWAEGIPVAPCEHFLCGGVAVDDRGRTSLDRLYAVGECSRTGVHGANRLASTSLLEGLVWGLRAGEDAVATVEDAGEAGDPEVVEAAELLNRDPDLPERFAAEKFVRLRRVMDEHVGLRRDPEGLRRAAAVLRRLKGEVDAYVRTRTSRDLYELRNASVTALLISRAATEREESVGTHYLVDEEAEAQSSGQSVSKS from the coding sequence ATGGTCGAGTCACACACCGCCGACGAGCGCGAGGAGCAGCGCCCCCAGGATCCGGAAACGGCCGACGTCCTCGTCGTCGGCTCCGGTATCGCCGGCTGTGCCGCTGCCCTCGCCGCCGCCCGCGACGGCGCAGACGTCCTGCTCGTCACGAAGGCGGAGCGGCCAGAGGACGCCTCGACGGACTGGGCGCAGGGGGGTATCGCGACGAGCCGGGACGATCCGGCCGCGCTCAAGGAGGACGTCATCGCAGCCAGCGACGGCACCGCCGACCCCGACGCCGTCGACGTCCTAGTCGAGGACGCAAACGAGGCGGTCGAGGATGTACTGCTGGACACGCTGGAAGTGCCGTTCGATACTGCGGACGCGGACGAAGTACCTGCAGACGCCGACGGCGAAGACGCGGCTGGCGCGACGGACGCCGACAGCGAGTTCGACTACACCCGCGAGGCCGCCCACTCCGACCGGCGGATTCTCCACGTCGACGCATCGACCGGAACCCACATTCTCCGGCCGTTCCTCAACCACCTCGATTCGCGCGACGACGTGCGGATCCGCGAAGACACTGCCGCGCTCGAACTGATCACGCACGAGGGCCGGGTCCACGGCGCGCTACTCGACTCCGAACCCGAGGGCGAGCCAGTCTACGCCGGCACCACGGTCCTCGCGACCGGCGGCATCGGCGCCTGCTACCCCCGCTCGACGAACCCCCCGGACGCGACCGGCGACGGGATCGCGATGGCGGCGCTCGCGGGCGCGGACGTCGAGGACATGGAGTTCGTGCAGTTCCATCCGACGGCGTTCGATCCCGACGCAGGCACTGAGGATGCGACTGCCGGCGCCGATGGCGCCGGGGGCGAGGACGAGCGGGGCTCGAACATCTTCCTGCTCAGCGAGGCCCTCCGCGGCGAGGGCGCAATCCTCCGCAACGGCGACGGCGAGCGCTTCATGCCCGACTACCACGACGACGCAGAACTCGCACCGCGTGACGTCGTCGCGCGAGCCGTCGACCGCGAGCGGAGCGCTACCGGCGAGGTCCGCCTCGACGTCTCCCCCGTCGACTTCGAGGGCGAGTTCCCCGACCTCGTCGAACTCTGTGAGGACAACGGCGTCGACTGGGCCGAGGGCATCCCCGTCGCTCCGTGCGAGCACTTCCTCTGTGGCGGCGTCGCCGTCGACGACCGCGGACGCACTTCGCTGGATCGGCTCTACGCCGTTGGCGAGTGCTCCCGGACCGGCGTCCACGGCGCGAACCGCCTCGCCTCGACGAGTCTGCTCGAAGGGCTCGTCTGGGGCCTTCGCGCCGGCGAAGACGCAGTGGCGACCGTGGAGGATGCCGGGGAGGCCGGCGATCCCGAGGTCGTCGAGGCGGCCGAACTGCTCAACCGCGACCCCGATCTCCCAGAGCGCTTCGCCGCCGAGAAGTTCGTCCGCCTGCGCCGCGTGATGGACGAACACGTCGGGCTGCGGCGCGATCCGGAGGGTCTCCGCCGCGCCGCTGCCGTCCTCCGGCGGCTCAAGGGCGAGGTCGACGCCTACGTGCGAACCCGGACCAGCCGGGATCTCTACGAACTGCGGAACGCGAGCGTGACCGCGCTGTTGATCTCCCGGGCCGCGACCGAGCGCGAGGAGTCCGTCGGGACGCACTACCTCGTCGACGAGGAGGCAGAGGCACAGTCGAGCGGCCAGTCCGTCTCGAAGTCCTAG
- the mch gene encoding 2-methylfumaryl-CoA hydratase, whose protein sequence is MTDWTDPETFATALDRAATREKGSYFEDFAEGETIEHDPGLRLTRSGAEQWTSQTLNHDPAYWRSDAAEARGFDEPPIHPDYLLAATMGPSVEDLSEKGGYFLGRDDVRFTQDAVYPGTELHVESTVLATRTSGSRPNYGIVTWETRGLDAPGGETLCTYERTNMIPRREPIETDGGELEDTSATDPEDDPAPDLPEDLLAPDGEHFEDFETALEAAEERADAAVAYRHERGRTMDAVTVAELPLSTLNTARQHHNEAAMAHSPSGEIVAYGDVTRSTALGHARSDEATWREVGASEERFHDFVTVGDTIYGFTRVLEADGGPGPSHVGEVSFEHVAFDQDERPVYSGTRTALIERRTER, encoded by the coding sequence ATGACTGACTGGACCGATCCCGAGACGTTCGCGACGGCCCTCGACCGTGCGGCGACCCGCGAGAAGGGCAGCTACTTCGAGGATTTCGCCGAGGGCGAGACGATCGAGCACGATCCCGGCCTCCGGCTCACCCGTTCGGGCGCCGAGCAGTGGACGAGTCAGACCCTGAACCACGATCCGGCGTACTGGCGCTCCGACGCCGCGGAGGCGCGGGGCTTCGACGAGCCGCCGATCCACCCGGACTACCTGCTCGCGGCGACGATGGGCCCAAGCGTCGAGGACCTCTCGGAGAAGGGCGGGTACTTCCTGGGGCGCGACGACGTCCGATTCACCCAGGACGCGGTGTACCCCGGCACCGAACTCCACGTCGAGTCGACGGTGCTCGCGACGCGGACCTCCGGTTCGCGACCGAACTATGGGATCGTGACCTGGGAGACCCGCGGCCTCGACGCGCCGGGCGGCGAGACGCTCTGCACGTACGAGCGGACGAACATGATCCCCCGGCGCGAGCCGATCGAGACAGATGGTGGGGAACTTGAGGACACGTCGGCCACGGATCCGGAAGACGACCCCGCGCCAGACCTTCCGGAGGACCTCCTCGCGCCTGATGGCGAGCATTTCGAGGACTTCGAAACCGCGCTGGAAGCGGCCGAAGAGCGCGCCGATGCTGCGGTCGCCTACCGACACGAACGAGGACGGACGATGGACGCCGTCACCGTCGCCGAACTGCCGCTCTCGACCCTGAACACGGCGCGCCAGCACCACAACGAAGCCGCGATGGCCCACTCGCCGTCGGGGGAGATCGTCGCGTACGGCGACGTCACCCGCTCGACGGCGCTGGGTCACGCGCGCTCCGACGAGGCGACCTGGCGCGAGGTCGGGGCAAGCGAGGAGCGCTTTCACGACTTCGTCACCGTCGGCGACACCATCTACGGATTCACCAGGGTGCTCGAGGCCGACGGCGGTCCCGGGCCGAGCCACGTCGGCGAGGTGAGCTTCGAGCACGTCGCCTTCGACCAGGACGAGCGGCCGGTCTACTCCGGTACGCGGACGGCGCTGATCGAGCGGAGGACCGAGCGATGA
- the mct gene encoding succinyl-CoA:mesaconate CoA-transferase, which produces MSALSDLRVLDLTQVLAGPYCTMLLADMGADVVKVERPGGDLIRRNPPFAEDPEAEAYGGYFQSVNRGKRSLELDLGDEDDRGDFLHLVETADVVVENYRAGTMEKFDLGYETLRERNPQLIYSSIRGFGDPRTGESPRQGQPSFDLIAQALGGVMSITGQPDGPPTKVGPGIGDLFTAVLNCAGILAAVHHRERTGEGQHVDTGMYDAMISMCERAIYQHSYTGEIPGRRGNSHPTLFPYDAFETADGHVVIAAFGDGHWTALCRAMEQPDLAAEYDSGAARLANREALRAAIAEWTAERHTAAIVDLLEGDVPAAPVQDTADIFADEHVHAREMLVEVDQPGADRSVTIAGSPIKLSATMPEPGGRAPLLDEHRDELLGELAERTDAATSGATAGND; this is translated from the coding sequence ATGAGCGCGCTGTCGGACCTCCGGGTCCTCGACCTCACCCAGGTGCTCGCCGGCCCGTACTGCACGATGCTCCTCGCGGACATGGGCGCGGACGTGGTGAAGGTCGAGCGGCCCGGCGGCGACCTGATCCGGCGGAATCCGCCGTTCGCAGAGGACCCCGAGGCCGAGGCCTACGGCGGCTACTTCCAGAGCGTGAATCGCGGGAAGCGATCGCTCGAACTCGACCTCGGCGACGAGGACGACCGCGGGGACTTCCTCCACCTCGTCGAGACTGCCGACGTCGTCGTCGAGAACTACCGTGCGGGCACGATGGAGAAATTCGATCTGGGGTACGAGACGCTCCGCGAACGGAATCCACAGCTGATCTACAGCTCGATCCGCGGCTTCGGCGATCCACGCACCGGCGAGAGCCCGCGGCAGGGCCAGCCCTCCTTCGACCTGATCGCGCAGGCGCTGGGCGGCGTGATGTCGATCACCGGCCAGCCCGACGGACCGCCGACGAAGGTCGGGCCGGGCATCGGCGACCTCTTCACCGCGGTCCTGAACTGTGCCGGCATCCTCGCCGCAGTCCACCACCGCGAGCGCACCGGCGAGGGCCAGCACGTCGACACGGGGATGTACGACGCCATGATCTCCATGTGCGAGCGCGCCATCTACCAGCACTCCTACACCGGTGAGATCCCCGGACGACGGGGCAACAGCCACCCGACGCTGTTCCCCTACGACGCCTTCGAGACGGCGGACGGTCACGTCGTGATCGCCGCGTTCGGCGACGGGCACTGGACCGCGCTGTGCCGTGCGATGGAGCAGCCGGACCTGGCCGCCGAGTACGACAGCGGGGCGGCCAGGCTGGCGAACCGGGAGGCACTGCGAGCGGCGATCGCAGAGTGGACCGCCGAACGGCACACGGCGGCGATCGTCGACCTGCTGGAGGGGGACGTGCCCGCTGCGCCGGTGCAGGACACCGCCGACATCTTCGCCGACGAGCACGTCCACGCACGGGAAATGCTCGTGGAAGTCGACCAGCCCGGCGCGGATCGCTCGGTGACGATCGCCGGCTCGCCGATCAAGCTCTCGGCGACGATGCCCGAACCCGGTGGTCGCGCGCCGCTGCTGGACGAACATCGCGACGAGTTGCTCGGGGAGCTCGCGGAACGAACCGACGCAGCCACGTCCGGCGCGACCGCGGGGAACGACTGA
- the glmS gene encoding methylaspartate mutase subunit S — protein sequence MTTTVILGVIGSDAHAVGITILEQALDAAGFDVRNLGVQTGQDEFVEAAATSDAEAVLVSSLYGHAERDCDGLHEALAERGIDPATYVGGNLAVGQADHESIRERFERMGFDRVFDAETDPEDAIVALRRDLGLAETDAERSRVST from the coding sequence ATGACGACGACAGTCATCCTCGGCGTGATCGGGTCCGACGCGCACGCCGTCGGCATCACGATCCTCGAACAGGCGCTGGACGCGGCGGGCTTCGACGTTCGGAACCTGGGCGTACAGACCGGCCAGGACGAGTTCGTCGAGGCCGCAGCAACGTCCGACGCCGAGGCGGTGCTGGTGTCCTCGCTGTACGGACACGCCGAGCGTGACTGTGACGGACTCCACGAGGCGCTCGCAGAGCGCGGGATCGACCCCGCGACCTACGTCGGCGGCAACCTCGCCGTCGGCCAGGCCGACCACGAGTCGATCCGCGAGCGCTTCGAGCGGATGGGGTTCGACCGGGTCTTCGACGCCGAGACCGATCCCGAGGACGCGATCGTCGCATTGAGACGGGACCTCGGGCTCGCGGAGACCGACGCGGAACGCAGCAGGGTGTCCACGTAG
- a CDS encoding methylaspartate mutase subunit E has translation MVTDERLADAELRRIDEQVRSDWHTGADVDFEEAIEFHESLPDSKRFADVLESAETPLLQPRAGVPRLDDQIELLRHLQNEGGADLLPTTIDSYTRDNEYGKAGDGLEDARETAEDTLNGFPAVNHGVEGCRDLICALDAPIEVRHGTPDARLLAAVTYAGGFQSFEGGPISYNIPYTKERDLATTIEQWQYVDRLAGAYTERGVRINREPFGPLTGTLVPPCIAIAVMVVEGMLAATQGVRSITLGYGQVGNFVQDVAALHALRSLGEEYLPDPVRVTIVFHEWMGGFPPDEARANAVISLGAATAAIAEPDKVITKSPQEFAGVPTMEANAAGLRTTRQLIDMLLEQNVQLEGVDRELNLIQKASRELIEAAIDAGDGDVAQGTIQAFETGALDVPFAPSESAQGAVLPARDDDGRVRILEFGDLALSADVQEIHENRLEARASTEGRDRSFKMVADDVDAISDGRLIGRPTEGD, from the coding sequence ATGGTCACCGACGAACGGCTCGCCGACGCCGAGCTTCGGCGCATCGACGAGCAGGTCCGCAGCGACTGGCACACCGGCGCGGACGTCGACTTCGAGGAGGCCATCGAGTTCCACGAATCCCTGCCCGACTCCAAGCGCTTCGCGGACGTCCTCGAGAGCGCGGAGACGCCACTTCTCCAGCCACGCGCCGGGGTTCCGAGACTCGACGACCAGATCGAACTCCTCCGCCACCTGCAAAACGAGGGCGGCGCCGACCTCCTCCCCACGACGATCGACTCCTACACGCGCGACAACGAGTACGGGAAGGCGGGCGATGGGCTCGAGGACGCCCGCGAGACCGCCGAGGACACGCTCAACGGCTTCCCCGCGGTCAACCACGGCGTCGAGGGCTGCCGCGACCTGATCTGCGCGCTCGACGCGCCGATCGAGGTCCGCCACGGCACACCCGACGCCCGCCTGCTCGCCGCAGTCACCTACGCCGGCGGGTTCCAGAGCTTCGAGGGCGGCCCGATCTCCTACAACATCCCCTACACGAAGGAGCGGGACCTCGCGACGACGATCGAGCAGTGGCAGTACGTCGACCGCCTCGCCGGCGCCTACACCGAGCGGGGTGTCCGGATCAACCGCGAGCCCTTCGGCCCGCTGACCGGCACGCTCGTCCCGCCCTGTATCGCAATCGCCGTGATGGTCGTCGAGGGGATGCTCGCCGCGACGCAGGGCGTCCGCTCGATCACGCTGGGCTACGGACAGGTCGGCAACTTCGTCCAGGACGTCGCCGCGCTCCACGCCCTCCGATCGCTCGGCGAGGAGTACCTCCCCGATCCCGTCCGGGTCACCATCGTCTTCCACGAGTGGATGGGCGGCTTCCCGCCGGACGAGGCTCGCGCGAACGCGGTCATCAGTCTCGGCGCTGCGACGGCCGCGATCGCCGAACCGGACAAGGTCATCACCAAGTCGCCCCAGGAGTTCGCGGGCGTCCCGACGATGGAGGCCAACGCCGCGGGCCTGCGCACGACGCGCCAGTTGATCGACATGCTGCTCGAACAGAACGTCCAGCTCGAGGGCGTCGACCGGGAACTGAACCTGATCCAGAAGGCCTCCCGCGAACTGATCGAGGCCGCGATCGACGCCGGCGACGGCGACGTCGCGCAGGGCACGATCCAGGCCTTCGAGACCGGCGCGCTGGACGTCCCGTTCGCGCCCTCGGAAAGCGCGCAGGGCGCGGTGCTTCCGGCCCGCGACGACGACGGCCGGGTCCGGATCCTCGAGTTCGGCGACCTCGCGCTCTCCGCGGACGTCCAGGAGATCCACGAGAACCGGCTGGAAGCCAGAGCGAGCACGGAGGGCCGCGATCGCTCCTTCAAGATGGTCGCCGACGACGTGGACGCGATCAGCGACGGCCGCCTGATCGGGCGGCCCACGGAGGGGGACTAA
- the citE gene encoding L-malyl-CoA/beta-methylmalyl-CoA lyase, producing the protein MTQRLCRTFQTAPVAVAGDDTAKYLRSGLTASGFQAPDWLVPDLEDGTAPAKKEEGLENLLDLLPEYAPDFPGEIFPRVEWAYDDPATAERGREQIDRIVADAGEHVDGIVVPKVGRLADVEAALRAVAEAEALYGYDEGSIEVALIVETARARSDLREIAALGSGNRDEASDAPARLAGLVFGPVDYTAELGGRSRDGERSTWPALLEALSNEASANGIVSVGGPFDRLFAERAGITYYNAPGYADQVEREAAVGLDGSWSLHPKQTTQANRIHMPTPAELERDVEKIERFAEAKTAGTGAVSIDGQMVDEATLKNFQNTVRTVRAIADRQPEQAKSVYETALLERAQSVELV; encoded by the coding sequence ATGACACAGCGACTCTGCCGAACGTTCCAGACCGCACCGGTAGCGGTGGCGGGCGACGACACCGCGAAGTACCTCCGCTCGGGCCTGACCGCCTCGGGATTCCAGGCGCCCGACTGGCTCGTGCCCGACCTCGAGGACGGCACCGCGCCGGCGAAAAAGGAGGAGGGGCTCGAGAACCTCCTCGACCTCCTGCCGGAGTACGCGCCCGATTTTCCGGGTGAGATCTTCCCCCGCGTGGAGTGGGCGTACGACGACCCGGCGACGGCCGAGCGCGGTCGCGAGCAGATCGATCGGATCGTCGCCGACGCTGGCGAGCACGTCGACGGCATCGTCGTGCCGAAGGTCGGTCGCCTGGCCGACGTCGAGGCCGCACTCCGGGCGGTCGCGGAGGCCGAGGCGCTGTACGGGTACGACGAGGGATCGATCGAGGTCGCGCTGATCGTCGAGACGGCGCGAGCGCGGTCGGACCTCCGGGAGATCGCGGCCCTGGGGAGTGGGAACAGAGACGAGGCGAGCGACGCACCTGCTCGACTCGCCGGCCTCGTATTCGGTCCCGTCGACTACACCGCCGAACTCGGCGGGCGCTCCCGCGACGGCGAGCGCTCGACGTGGCCGGCCTTGCTGGAGGCGCTCTCGAACGAGGCGTCCGCGAACGGGATCGTGTCGGTCGGCGGGCCCTTCGATCGCCTGTTCGCCGAGCGAGCGGGGATCACCTACTACAACGCGCCGGGCTACGCCGACCAGGTCGAGCGCGAGGCGGCGGTCGGCCTCGACGGCTCGTGGTCGCTCCATCCAAAGCAGACGACGCAAGCGAACAGGATCCACATGCCGACGCCGGCGGAACTGGAACGGGACGTCGAGAAGATCGAACGGTTCGCCGAGGCGAAGACCGCCGGGACCGGCGCGGTCAGCATCGACGGTCAGATGGTCGACGAGGCGACGCTCAAGAACTTCCAGAACACGGTGCGGACGGTCCGTGCGATCGCTGACCGCCAGCCCGAGCAGGCCAAATCGGTCTACGAGACGGCGCTGCTGGAGCGGGCCCAGTCCGTGGAACTGGTGTAG
- a CDS encoding universal stress protein, which yields MPVHLLVPMAGSPLSKRALEHACSMHPGARITVLYVVEDVEESYAARALVGADELEERGRERAEAVFEDARAIAEDHHVPIDTEIVVGKPAREIVAFAVDHDVDQIVVGSHGRSPMSRVLLGSVAQSVVRRAPVPVTVVR from the coding sequence ATGCCCGTACACCTCCTCGTGCCGATGGCCGGTTCGCCCCTGTCGAAGCGAGCGCTCGAACACGCCTGCTCGATGCACCCCGGTGCGCGAATCACGGTCCTCTACGTCGTCGAAGACGTCGAGGAGAGCTACGCCGCCCGGGCGCTGGTCGGTGCAGACGAACTGGAAGAGCGCGGGAGAGAGCGAGCGGAGGCCGTGTTCGAGGACGCGCGAGCGATCGCCGAGGACCACCACGTGCCGATCGACACCGAGATCGTCGTCGGCAAACCGGCTCGCGAGATCGTCGCGTTCGCCGTGGACCACGACGTCGACCAGATCGTCGTCGGCAGTCACGGTCGATCGCCGATGTCCCGGGTCCTGCTCGGGAGCGTCGCCCAGTCCGTCGTTCGACGCGCGCCGGTTCCGGTGACCGTCGTTCGGTAG